The Haloarchaeobius amylolyticus genome window below encodes:
- a CDS encoding aldehyde ferredoxin oxidoreductase family protein gives MNHAVGPLLTVDVGTRETRTTDVDDVLESFIGGRGVGTKLAHDRVPFDVDPFAPENSLFFATGPMQLSQMSFTGRMSCTGVSPLTGGLLSSNAGGFMSRNFAGAGYAAVEVTGQSDELLAIHVTDEGVEFEEVSSLEGATTSEVSAYMQDTHDLEEDQIACIGPAGENLVRFASIMTTETRAFGRGGLGAVLGSKHVKAITFGGDASPEVTIPDVQMDVHREAATSDHIMRRQGTTSVTSYANHVEALPTRYFSELSFEGADGIGGDAVEEKKYKKGTCSACAFACKLPTKDEESGLETEGPEYETVMAFGSNAGIDDVVDVMQSNELCDEYGMDTISCGDVVSAYLASENEFGNAELVHETVEKIAMREGIGDTLAEGVARCHEELGVENWSVKGMEFSAHDGRTLNGQGLAFATSNRGADHMYAEFYALEYPLVGKDQALPKEGLEGKGPKVAEKENHNAVLDSAVICKFSRDFVDDETLAALLAADYDDLLAIGARIVELERHFNNQRGFDREDDTLPYDLPDFDTALSEYYEARGWNDDGTVPDDHVAGHTPADD, from the coding sequence GCTGTTCTTCGCGACGGGGCCGATGCAGCTGTCCCAGATGTCGTTCACCGGCCGGATGAGCTGTACCGGCGTCTCGCCGCTGACCGGCGGGTTGCTCTCTTCGAACGCGGGTGGCTTCATGTCCCGGAACTTCGCCGGGGCCGGCTACGCCGCGGTCGAGGTGACAGGCCAGAGCGACGAGTTGCTGGCCATCCACGTGACCGACGAGGGCGTCGAGTTCGAGGAGGTCTCGAGCCTCGAAGGCGCGACGACCTCCGAGGTCTCGGCGTACATGCAAGACACCCACGACCTCGAGGAGGACCAGATCGCCTGCATCGGTCCGGCCGGCGAGAACCTGGTGCGCTTTGCGTCCATCATGACGACGGAGACGCGTGCCTTCGGCCGTGGTGGCCTCGGTGCCGTCCTCGGGTCGAAGCACGTGAAGGCAATCACCTTCGGCGGGGACGCCTCGCCCGAGGTGACCATCCCGGACGTGCAGATGGACGTCCACCGCGAGGCCGCGACCAGCGACCACATCATGCGCCGGCAGGGGACGACCAGCGTCACCTCCTACGCGAACCACGTCGAGGCACTGCCGACGCGGTACTTCTCCGAACTCTCGTTCGAGGGGGCCGACGGCATCGGCGGCGACGCCGTCGAGGAGAAGAAGTACAAGAAGGGCACCTGTTCGGCCTGTGCGTTCGCCTGCAAGCTCCCGACGAAGGACGAGGAGTCCGGGCTGGAGACCGAGGGGCCCGAGTACGAGACCGTGATGGCGTTCGGCTCGAACGCGGGCATCGACGACGTGGTCGACGTGATGCAGTCGAACGAGCTGTGTGACGAGTACGGGATGGACACCATCTCCTGTGGCGACGTGGTCTCGGCGTACCTCGCCAGCGAGAACGAGTTCGGGAACGCCGAGCTGGTCCACGAGACGGTCGAGAAGATAGCGATGCGCGAGGGCATCGGCGACACGCTCGCGGAGGGGGTCGCGCGCTGTCACGAGGAGCTGGGCGTCGAGAACTGGTCGGTCAAGGGGATGGAGTTCTCCGCGCACGACGGTCGCACCCTGAACGGGCAGGGGCTCGCGTTCGCCACGTCGAACCGCGGCGCCGACCACATGTACGCGGAGTTCTACGCGCTGGAGTACCCCCTCGTCGGCAAGGACCAGGCGCTTCCGAAGGAGGGGCTGGAGGGCAAGGGCCCGAAGGTCGCCGAGAAGGAGAACCACAACGCGGTGCTCGACTCCGCCGTCATCTGCAAGTTCTCGCGTGACTTCGTCGACGACGAGACGCTCGCGGCACTGCTGGCGGCGGACTACGACGACCTGCTCGCCATCGGTGCCCGCATCGTCGAACTGGAACGGCACTTCAACAACCAGCGCGGCTTCGACCGCGAGGACGACACCCTGCCGTACGACCTGCCCGACTTCGACACCGCGCTCTCGGAGTACTACGAGGCCCGCGGCTGGAACGACGACGGCACCGTCCCCGACGACCACGTCGCCGGGCACACCCCCGCGGACGACTAG
- a CDS encoding 2'-5' RNA ligase family protein, whose protein sequence is MNSAVISTLPDDHHQRVLDIWDELHAEFGIDPAGELPPPHISYHVAERYDKTTVESRLHSVTPEVDPFTVHTGGIGVFTAAPVVYLPLARSPKLAALHDRVWTSLTDFADHADHYYHPDRWFPHITLAYYSLDAELVGDVVSYLSERSFDWEMRVEDIAHLESNDGETRICSRVEF, encoded by the coding sequence ATGAACTCCGCGGTCATCTCCACGCTGCCGGACGACCACCACCAGCGCGTCCTCGACATCTGGGACGAGTTGCACGCCGAGTTCGGCATCGACCCCGCCGGCGAACTGCCGCCGCCGCACATCTCCTACCACGTCGCGGAGCGGTACGACAAGACGACCGTCGAGTCGCGCCTGCACTCGGTGACCCCGGAGGTCGACCCCTTCACCGTCCACACCGGCGGTATCGGCGTGTTCACGGCCGCGCCGGTCGTCTACCTCCCACTGGCGCGGTCGCCGAAACTGGCCGCGTTGCACGACCGCGTCTGGACGAGTCTCACCGACTTCGCCGACCACGCCGACCACTACTACCACCCCGACCGGTGGTTCCCGCACATCACGCTGGCGTACTACAGCCTCGACGCGGAACTGGTCGGCGACGTGGTGTCGTACCTGTCCGAGCGGTCGTTCGACTGGGAGATGCGCGTCGAGGACATCGCCCACCTGGAGTCGAACGACGGCGAGACGCGCATCTGCTCGCGCGTGGAGTTCTGA